The genomic DNA TGTCCGTAGGCATCAAGCACGGCTTCGTGCATCATCTCGGACAGCGTGGGATGCGGGAATACCGTGTGCATCAGATCTTCCTCTGTCGTCTCCAGCTGGCGTCCGACGACGTAGCCCTGGATCAGTTCGGTCACCTCGGCACCGATCATATGCGCACCGAGCAGTTCGCCGGTCTTGGCGTCGAAAATAGTTTTGATCATCCCGTTTTCTTCGCCAAGCGCGATCGCCTTGCCGTTGCCGATGAACGGGAAGCGTCCGACTTTGATGTCGTATCCCAATTCCTTGGCCTTGGCCTCCGAATACCCAACGGACGCGACTTGCGGATGGCAATAGGTACAGCCCGCGATGGTTTCGGCCTTGACCGGGTGCACCGATTTGCCAGCCATGTGTTCCACAACCATAACGCCTTCATGGCTCGCCTTGTGCGCCAGCCACGGCGCGCCCGCGATGTCTCCGATGGCATAAAGCCCATCGACACCTGTGCGGCAGTATTCGTCTGTCACAACGTGGGTCCGGTCGATATTGACCCCCAGCTCCTCGAGCCCCAGACCCTCTACGTTACCCACGATACCGACCGCGGAAATGACGGTGTCGAATTCGTGTTTCTCGACCTTGCCGCCCACTTCGATATGCGCCGTCACCCTGTCTTTGGCCCGGTCGAGTTTCTTGACCATCGCCTTTTGCATGATCTTCATGCCCTGCTTTTCAAAGCTCTTCTTGGCAAAGGCGGAAATCTCCGCGTCCTCGACAGGCAGGACACGATCCATCACCTCGACCACGGTCGTGTCGGCACCCAAGGTGTTGTAGAAGCTCGCAAATTCGATGCCGATGGCGCCTGATCCGATGACGAGCAGTTTCTTCGGCATATGCGCCGGCTGCAGCGCATGCTTGTAGGTCCACACGAGTTTGCCATCGGCCTCGAGCCCCGGCAATTCGCGCGCCCGTGCACCCGTGGCCAGCACGATGTTCTTGGCTGTAAGGTTTTCGGTGCCCTTGTCCGTCTTGACGCTCACCTTGCCCCTGGACGGGATCGTCGCCTCTCCCATGACCACGGTGACCTTGTTCTTCTTCATCAGATGGCCGATGCCACCCGACAGCTGCCCCGCGACCTTGCGCGACCGCTTCACAACCGCGTCCAGATCGTAGTCGATGCCATCCGCTTTCAGACCGAATTCCTTGGCGCGGTGCATCAGGTGAAAGACTTCGGAGGACCGCAGCATGGCTTTTGTCGGGATGCAGCCCCAGTTGAGGCAGATGCCACCAAGGTGCTCGCGTTCGACGATACAGACCTTCATGCCCAGTTGCGCGCCACGGATCGCAGCGACATAGCCGCCCGGCCCCGCACCAATCACGATCAGGTCGTAGGATGTCTCAGCCATCGGTTCACCTCTCCCAAGTTCGGCAAAAAATATAGTTTACCGTTAAACTATACACCCTCAGGTCACAATGGCGAGAATCGAATGGCTGCTATGCGTGTCCCGGCCGAGCCGCGACACGCGCAATCTTCAGGCGGCGACGCCCTGCTGGAGTTGACGCACCGTCTGGCCGTAGCCGCCGGCTGCCTCATAGGCGCGCTCCGCGCCGGTATCGCAGCGGTCCAGCACGTCATTGCGGTGCGGGAAGCGACCGAACTGGCGGATCACCTCGCGGTGGGCCTTCGCATGCAAAAGCTGGCTTTCCCCGGTTTCCGGCATGCGTTCGCAAATCAGCCGGATGCACCGCTCCTGATCGCACAGGTTTTCCGAGTGCATCAGCGGCAAATAGAAAAACTGCCGCGCGGGTTCGTCGATCTTGAAGTCCCACCCTTTCTGGATGGCGAGCTTGGCCGCCGCCAGAGCGGCACCGTCGAGCATGAAGGCGGCGCCATCATCGCGGTGCATGTTACGCGAAAACTGGTCGGTCACGATCAGGTAAGCGAGTGTGCCGCTTGGGTAGGTCAGCCATAGGCCAAGCGCCCCGTCTGCGGCAGCTTGCCAGACTTCACCGAACTCGGACCGGATGCGCGCATCCAATGCCTCGTCCGTTGCATACCAGCCCTTCGGACCAATCTCGTCGAGCCAGAAGCTCAACACTTCATCGGGACCAACCATGACGCTCTCCTTTTTCAGCGCGGCCTCTCCACGCCAGTTAAGGATATATTAACCCTAGGTAAAACAAACAATTTGCAACAAAACCGACATAATCATCGCGCCCGCGTTCACTTTGCGGCCCGGTGTTTCCTTTCAGAGACGGTTTTATCCGTTTTGCTCGCTTTCGACGTCTTCCAGATCGCTTTCGATGGCGTATTCCTGCGCGATCTCCAGTGCGACGCTGGTCGCGGTCGGGCCAACGGCCACGTAACTACCCGTTTCATCCACCGGCACCGCATCGGCAACAATCGAGCGGAACAGCGCGTAGGCGACCATCGCGGCGAAAAGGACAGCCGTGAACAGGAAGAAGCCTGCGGGACCGACGCTTGTTCCCATGATCCAACCGGTGATGATCGGGCCAAGGATGGCCCCCAGCCCGTTGATGAATATCAATCCCCCCGACGCGGCAGTCATATCGTCATGTTCGAGAAAATCGTTCGTGTGGGCCAGAAGAAGCGAATAAAGCGGGTTTGACATGCCGCCCATGACGAATGCAGACACCAGCAGCATCGGAAAGTTTGCGCCGTAAAGCATGCCGATCACCGATCCCGCACCACCGATGACCGACACGGCGATGATCAGATACCGACGATCCATACGGTCCGAAATCCACCCGATCGGGTACTGCAGGATGACCGCGCCCACAAAGAAGGTCGCCACGAAGGTCGAAATCTGCGCAACGCTCAATCCCGCCTGTGCACCGTAAACCGACGACATGCCGAACTGCGCCGAGAATATGCCACCCAGCAGGAACATCCCCACCGCACCAAGGGGCGAAAACCCGACAAGCGCCCGAAGGCTCATCGGTTTGGTCGTATCGAATGCGGGCGTCGGGCTGATCGACAGAAGAATGGGGGTGATTGCAATGCTCACCAGAATTGACGGGATCACGAACAGCACAAAGCCGGAGGGATCCGCCGTGACCAGCAGCGCCTGCGCCAGAACGATGCCAAGCGTCTGCACGATCATATAGAGCGATAGTGCCTGGCCCCGGTTGGAATTGTCCGCCGCGTTGTTGAGCCAGCTTTCGGCCGTGACGTAAACGGCGGAAAAGCAAAAGCCGATCAGCACCCTGCCCGCAGTCCAGACGATGATGTTGGGAAACGTCGGATAGAGGATCATCACGGCCGAGATCAAAGACGCCAGCGCCGCGAAAACGCGCACGTGCCCCACGCGCCGGATCATCGTCGGCGCAAGCCGCGATCCGCCCAGAAAGCCCACGAAATACGCCGACATGACCACCGACATCATCAGCGTGTCGAAGCCTTCGATCTGGCCACGGATGCCCAGCAATGTGCCTTGCATGCCATTGCCAACCATCAAAAGGCTCATTCCCAGCAGCAGCGCCCAGGCGCTGGAGAGGACTTGGAACATGGCGCGTCTCCCGTCTTGATCGGAGTGATGTGTACCCCACCCCTAAATGCGGCGGGAAAGGATGGTCCCGCCTATTGACGACACCGGCGGTCGCTTACGCGCCCGGGATCAACAGCGACGCGTCGCCGTAGGAGAAAAACCGGTATTCCTGCGCGACAGCATGGTCGTATATCGCCCGCAGCCGGTCATGGCCGACCAATGCAGCGACAAGCATCATCAGCGTCGATTTCGGCAGATGGAAGTTTGTCATCAGCGCATCGGTCACGTTGAACCGGAAACCCGGTGTGATGAAGATGTCGGTATCGCCTTCCCAGGCTGTGATTGCACCGTCGCGGGCGGCCGTCTCGATCAACCGCAATGCCGTGGTGCCGACGGGGATCACCCGGCCACCGGCGGCGCGTGTGGCGGTAATTTCATCCGCCGCGGTCTGGCTCACCCTGCCCCATTCGCTATGCATCTTATGATCGCTGATATCGTCGACCTTGACCGGCAGGAACGTCCCCGCACCCACGTGCAAGGTCACATAGCTGAAGCTCACGCCCCTATCGGCAAGCGCATCGAGCAGCGGCTGATCGAAGTGCAACGATGCCGTCGGCGCAGCAACCGCGCCTTTGTTTTTGGCCCAGACGGTCTGGTAATCCTCGAGGTCCTTTGCGTCGGCTGGCCGTTTTGCGGCGATATAGGGGGGCAGCGGCATCGCGCCCGCGTCGTTCAGGGCCGTGTCAAAGTCATCCCCCGACAGATTGAACCGCAGCCGCGCCTGACCGTACTCCACAGCCTCCAACGCCGCAGACAGGCATTCGGAAAAGATGATCTCTTCTCCGATCCTTATTTTCTTCAGGGGCTTGATGAGTGCGGCCCAGGTTCCGTCCGCTTGCGGCTCCAGCAAGGTGGCCTCGATCCGGGCTGACACGGCGCCCTGCGCGCTGTCGCGGTGGCGCAATCCCGCCAGACGCGCTGGGATGACACGCGTATCGTTCAGCACCAGCCGATCGCCCGGACGCAACCAATCGGTCAGCTCATGCACGATGCTGTCGTGCAGGCCGTCACCGTCCGCCACAAGCAGGCGGGCCGCTGAACGCGGCTCGGCCGGACGCACCGCAATCAGGTTTTCGGGCAGGTCAAAATCAAAATCAGATAGCTTCATGGCCGCGCCCTATCGTTCCCGATCGTGCGGTTCAATCCTTTTTTGGCGGGTCTGTTGCCGGCTCGGCAGAACAGTGCTTTCACTCCCCTCTACGGCGGGCAATTCGGTCTGCGGACCGCGCAGGGCATCGCGCAGCGGACCGGGGGCCAGAGCCGATAGCGGGTTGACGAAAACATCCGGCGATTTGGCATTTCCCGTCAGCGTGTAGTTAAACCCGAACAGGCCTTCGCCCTTGCGCGAAAACAGCTGACCGATGCCATTGAGCAGGTATACCGGCGAAATGACGCCCTGCATGTTGATGCGTCCGGTGTCGGTCGCAAAGGTGCCATCCATCGACAGGCCGAGCGACGCACCTATTGCGCTTGCCCGGGCGAGCGTCATCCGGTTGGGCGTCAGCCGGAATTCGGCCTCGACCTCGTCAAAGTAGATCCCATCGCCGTTCATCTCGTTGATCAGGCCCACAACCGATACGGCATTGACCAGTGCCGCCATGGAGGGAGCGTCCTTGATCGATACCTCCGTTACGGTCAGCCGCCCATCGAAGGCGCCGCCGCTTCCGACCGGCAGCAAAAGCAGGTTCATCTTGCCGCCCACCGCCTGTTGCAAAACACCCGCAGACCGGAAGACGCCGCCCGCATCCTGGCTGGTGACCCGAATGGCCGAGCGTCCGTTTTGCGGCACGATGCGTCCCGAAATTTGCGTTCCGTCGTTCAGCCGCGCCTGAAACGGACCGTCCAGCCCTCCGCCGGTTTTGAAGATGCCCCGCATTTGCGACAGAAAGATCGTATCCGTGATCTGCAGCCGGTCGAGATTGATCTCCACCTGCTGTGCGCCGCCGCGTGAACCACCGCTGTTTGATGCGCCACCACCGAAGTCCGCGCGCCGCATGTCGAGCCTGCCGCCACGGATCACCACCCGAGGGGGCCGCCCCGCCCCCTGCCCGATAAGATCCACCGGTACATCAAGCCAGTCCCCCAATCGCAATCGCTCGATCCGGAACCTTTCCAGCCCGCCCCCCGCCGCGAGACTGATCCGACCGTTCACCGACAGCCCCGCCGCACTCAGGCGGATGCTGTCGACCTGTGGCGCCGATCCCAGCGTAACGGACATCGCCAGTTCACCGCCCCTGCCTGCGGGTTTTGACCAGCCGAGCGGAGGAATATTCAAACGCAGACCTTGCAGTTGGGACGTCAGGTTCAGGCGCGGCGCCTGTCCGCGTGCCAGATCGATGGTGAACGCAGCCGCCGTCTCACCCGAAAGGGTGCCGTCCGGCAAGGCGATGTCGAACGCCTGAAGGGCTGCGGGCGACACACGTGCGGTCCCGCGCACGGTGCTCGTGGCCGACCCTGCCCCTATGGGCTGACGCCATGTCGCGTCGAAAGGCAGACCATCCAGCCGCCCCGCCCCCGATAATGACACACCGTCGTTGTTGGCCGACAGCGTCATGCGATCACTGCTCAGACTGCGACCGGCGATAAGCGTGTCGCTTTGCAGATTGTCGATCCGCCCGACGACATCAAAGGTCACGTCAGCCGGAGATCCGCCTTTGCGCAGCGGGAACCCGATTGTGCCCTCGAGCACCGCCTCACCCTGCCCCAAATCCGGCGTCAGACCGCTGCGTTGCATGGCGCGGATCGGCTCACGGTCGAGCAACCACAACGCGGCCGTCAGGCTCGATCGGGTGCGCAGCCGCACCACCGCGGGCGCATCCGGTTTGACCGATACATCCGGAATAATGAAGGACGACGCCTCCATCGCGACGGTGCCGCCCGCTCCGGTCTCGACCTCGCCGCTGTCGACCGAAACGACAAATCGGTTCTGGGCAAGGTTGACCGTGCCCTCACCTTTGGTGATGGGGGGCATGTCGCGCAGGAATTTGACGGTCGCCTCATCGAAATCGAAGGCGAAATAGCTGACCGGTTTCTGTTTGGGTTCCAGCCGCAGCGCGAAATCGGCATCGCGGATACGCGCCTCCAACAGGTTGTCGGTCAACCAGCCCCGCGTTTTCGGCTTTGCGCCCAAAGGCCACAGCTCGAGAATCCGCTCGGGCGTGACCGCGTCGATCCGCGCATCAAAGGCCAGCGCCCAGCCATCGGACTGTGCAGTTAGATTGCCGAAACCCCGTGCGGTGTTGCCCCGGTCGGTGATGTCCAGCCTGCCGATCTCGAGCCGGAAAGGATCAAGCGTCAGCCGCGCGTCAACCTCGACGCGTTCCAGATCAACGGCCGTCGCATAGACATTTGCGGGATTTGCGGTCACGTCACTGAGCACGAACTGCCCGACCATGCTTTCCAGTTGCCCGGACCGCAGCCCTTTGAGCGTTGCAGTACCCTCCGCGCTTCCTGTCACCCAAGGGCTGACGACGGAAAGCTCGTCAAACTGCACAAGACCGCTGGCGGCATCATAGCTCATATACGCATGTGCAGATTCGAACGGGATCGGGGTCGTCTGTTCGTTGGGCTGCACAACGCCCTTGCCGATCTGCAAGGTTGCGCTGAGCGGCGCGAGCGTACCATTCGCGCGCACGCCACTGCGCACCGCGCCCGAAATCGGGGCGCGCACGATATCGAGAAACGCGAATGCCGGGCTTTGCTGGGCGATATCCGCGCCCGACGCCCCATCGATTGTCACGCCGAACTGCGCTTCCGGCGCGCCAATGGTGCTGGTGAAATTGGCGGCCAGTGTCGTCACCCCGGGGCTGTCGCCCAACACGGCCAAATCCGCAATGATAGACAGATCGTCGCCATCGCGTTCGGCAATGATGCGGCCCCCATCGAGCGTCCAGACCTTTTCGGCCCGCCGGTCGATGAATTGCAGTGTCAGCCCCCGCAGCGTCGCGCGGTCCAGCGACGCGAGCACGGGTGTGGCCAGCACGTCGTCGATCTGCTTGATCAGCGAGCCGAGGTTTTCGGCCCGTCGCGACGGCCCCGAAAGCGTCGTGCCGCCGGACAACTCGAACTGGCCATCCTCTGTGCGAACGATTGTCGCGAAAACGCCACGCAGGGACACCTGAGCGGGCTGCAACCGGCCCTCGGCAAGCGCTGCGACAGATGCCGCGATCTGCGCCTCGGAAAAGCGCATGATCTCACCGCCGCCTTCACTGAGCACGGAGACATCGCGCAACCGCAATCGCGGTTTCCAGCCTTCTTCGATCAGGAACTGCACATCGCCGAAATCGACCTGTGCGTTGGGCAATTCGCGCGCCAGCCGCGCCTCGATCCGCCGCTCCATCCATGCAGGCACGTCGCGCGGCCCGTCAAACAACCAGACCACGCCGAGGACCAGCAAAACAACGACCAGCACCAGCAACGACCACAGCGCATTCACAACCCCATGGGCCATATGACGCCGTTTGCGTATGCGCGGCTTTTGCGCGGGCGGCGGCACCTTGGGCTCTGCGCTTTGCTGGGTCATCGTCTTGACGGGGTGCCATTCATTGAGGCGGACCAAAACATCTCGGCCACGCTGTTTACCTTTGCCCTCACGCACCTACTATGACAGCAAGCCGCAGCGCTTCCAAGGCGGCGCTTGCGACAATCAGCCGATCGTGAAGGACACAGAATGCCAGATATTTCCCAGCCCGCCCCCGATTTTACCCTGCCCGTCACCGGCGGCGGTTCTGTCACCTTATCCGAGTTGAAGGGCGCGCCGGTGGTCCTGTTTTTCTATCCGCGCGATGACACGCCGGGCTGCACCAAGGAAAGCATCGGTTTTTCGGAACACCTCGAGGCATTCGAGGCCGCTGGCGCCAAGGTCTTCGGCATCTCCCGCGACAGCATGGCCAAACACGACCGGTTCGCGGCAAAGCATGGGCTTGCCGTGCCACTTCTGTCCGACGAAGAAGGAAATGTCACCGAAGACTACGGCGTCTGGGTCGAGAAAAACATGTACGGCAAGAAATCGATGGGTATCGAGCGGGCGACATATCTGGTCGACGCCCAAGGCAACGTCGCCCGTATCTGGCGCAAGGTCAAAGTGCCCGGTCACGTCGAAGAAGTGCTCGAGGCGGTGAAGGCGCTGTGAAGCCCCTTGCCCAGATGGCTGAGGACGTGCTGCGCACGGCCGACGGACGCGAGAAAACGGCGCTGAGCAGGTCCTACGCTGCACAGTGGCGTGCAGCGCGGGCAGAGGGTGGCACGCCCGAGATCGGGCATGCCGATCCACCGCTGCACCCCGCCCGCCCGGCAAAGCCCGAACTGCTCAGCCCGCGTGACGTGCCGCGCCGCCGCCCCGGTACGCCCGAGGGGCGCATCGCGCTTTTGCACGCCGTGGCGCACATCGAGCTGAACGCCGTCGACCTGCACTGGGATATCATTGCACGGTTTTCCGACGTGCCGATGCCCATCGGTTACTATGATGACTGGGTGAAGGCTGCGGATGAAGAATCCAAGCATTTCAATCTGATGTGCGATTGTCTTGAAGAGTTCGGCAGCCACTACGGCGCCCTGCCGGCGCATGCGGGCATGTGGCGCGCCGCCGAAGACACGGTCGATGATTTCATGGGCCGTCTGGCCGTGGTGCCGATGGTTCTCGAGGCGCGCGGGCTCGACGTGACACCGGGGATGATCAAGATATTCAAACAGGCCAAGGCCACATCTGCGGTCGAGGCGCTGGAGGTCATTTACGCCGAAGAGGTCCATCACGTGGCCTACGGATCGAAGTGGTTCCATTTCCTGTGCGGGCGTCACGAACTGGACCCGACCCAGAAGTTTCACGCCCTCGTCAGACAGTATTTTCACGGGGCGCTCAAACCGCCATTCAACGAAGAAAAGCGCGCCGAAGCCGGTATTCCACCCGATTTCTACTGGCCCCTCGCCGAGGGGGCGTAGGCCCGGGATTGTCAAGGCATTGGAATAGGCGGATTTTTGCCAAAATACATCGCTCATAGGCCCAGTTCAGCGCAACCGGGTCAGAAGGGTTGCCCGTACGCCCTGCGCTGGATATTGCAGTTGTGTTAACGGAACCGCGAGGGACACACGGTTCTGGCAAGTTGACGGGACAGAGGGAAATACAAGACGTGCGCACACAGCTCGCTATCAAGACTCATGCCATACTGGAAAAATACTTTCCCGAACGGCGCGTTTTTCTGAAATCCGACAACGACACACGTTTCATTCGCCTTCGACCAGGAACACAGCTCATCGCGCTTGCGGGTGCGTCTTTGCTGGTCGGTTGGGCCATTATCGCAACCGCCGTGATCCTGATGGACAGCATCGGATCGGGCAATTTCCGCGAACAGGCAAAGCGCGATCAGCGCACCTATCAGGCCCGGCTCAACGATCTGAGCGGCCAGCGTGACGCGCGTGCCGAAGAAGCGCTTGCCGCGCAGGAACGCTTCAACGCCGCACTGGCACAGATCTCGGTGATGCAATCGGAATTGCTGTCCTCCGAGACGCGCCGCCGCGAGCTGGAAACCGGTATTGACGTGATCCAGACGACCCTGCGCGATACGATGAAGCAGCGTGAAGAAGCGCGCACCCGTCTGGCCGCGATCGAAGAAGGTGGTGACGGCACGGTGCAGATCGCCGCGAGCAACGCCCCTGTCGATTTTCTCGCAGACGCGCTGGCCCGTACAGCAAAAGAACGCGATCAGGTGATCGAAGACGCGCAAGACGCGCTTTTGCAGGCCGACGAAATGGCCGCCAAGATCGCGCAGATGCAGGAACAGAACGACACGATTTTCCGCCAGCTTGAGGAAGCGATGAGCGTTTCTGTCGCGCCGCTGGACAAGATGTTCCGCTCTGCCGGCATGCCGACCGATCGCATCCTCGAGACGGTGCGCCGTGGGTACTCTGGTCAAGGTGGTCCGCTGACGCCTCTGAGCTTTACAACGCGGGGCGAGCCCCCCTCGCCCGATACACTGCGCGCGAACCGGTTGTTGAACCAGATGGACAAATTGAACCTCTACCGGATTGCCGCTTCCAAGGCGCCATTCTTCAATCCGGTGCAGGACAACTTCCGCTTTACCTCGAAATTCGGTTTCCGCCGCGATCCCAAGACAGGCGGACGCCGCATGCACCAGGGCGTTGATTTCGCCGCCGGACTGGGTACGCCGCTTTATGCTACCGCGGATGGTGTCGTCACCCATGCAGGTTGGGGGTCGGGCTATGGCCGTCTCGTCAAGATCCAGCATGAGTTCGGCATCGAAACCCGCTACGCACATATGTCAAAAATGCGCGTGAAGGTCGGACAAAGAGTGTCGCGCGGCCAGCGGATCGGTGATATGGGTGCATCAGGACGGGTCACCGGCGTGCATTTGCACTACGAAGTGCGCGTAGGTGGTAAGGCCGTCAACCCAATGATCTATATCAAGGCAGCTAACGATGTTTTCTAAGAGCAAAATCAACGATCCCGCGCCCGGTAGCAGCGATTCCCCTTCGTCGGCACCGACTTCTGCGGCGCCCGCGTCGCCCGCACCTGCGCCGAAATCGAACGAATTCAAGGCAAGCGCCCCCAAGGCCAAGCCACCCGCATCGATTCTGTCGTCGGACCTGCATGTCACCGGAAACATGAAGACGACCGGCGACATCCAGGTCGAGGGCACGGTGGAAGGCGATATTCGTGCGCACCTGCTGACCATCGGTGAAACGGCCACGATCAAGGGTGAAGTGATTGCCGATGACGTTGTCATCAACGGCCGTATCGTAGGGCGCGTGCGCGGTCTCAAGGTGCGTCTGACATCGACGGCCCGCGTCGAGGGTGACATCATCCACAAGACAATCGCGATCGAATCCGGTGCGCATTTCGAAGGGTCGGTCCAACGTCAGGACGATCCGTTGAACCCCGGCGCAAAGAGCGCCCCGGCGAAGGCCAACCCGGCCTCCTGATCCGGATCTCAAATTCCGAATTTTTAATTGCCGCAGGCCAAACGCCTGCGGCTTTTTTCGTTTTGCGACCAGCAGGTCATGGGAAGGGAACGCCAGATACAAAAAAGGCGCCCCTAGCGGGACGCCTCTTCCATCAATCATGTCGCAGTAATACTTACTCGACCACTGTCACTTTTTGCATCACATCGGGATCGCCGACAACTGCGCCGTTTCCACCTGTGCCGCGCTTGATCGCGTCGACGACGTCCTGTCCTTCGGTGACCTTGCCCACAACGGTGTACTGGCCGTTCAGGAAGGGCGCCTCATCAAACATGATGAAGAACTGGCTGTTGGCAGAATCGGGGTTTTGCGCCCGCGCCATGCCAACGACGCCTTTTTCATAGGCCACGTCAGAAAACTCGGCTGGCAGGTCCGGCATGTCCGATCCGCCCGTTCCGGCCCGACGCGTATCTGCGCCGACCTTGCCAAACTGAACGTCACCAGTTTGTGCCATGAAGCCGTCAATCACGCGGTGGAACACGACGCCGTCATACGCGCCCTGCTCTGCGAGCGTGGTGATGCGTTCCACGTGCTGGGGTGCCACGTCTTCCAACAGGTCAATCTTGACCGTGCCGTTTGCCTCGCCCGCGATTTCGATCTCCAGACCGGAAGCCAGTGCCCCGGTCCCGATCAAAGCCGACACAGCGGTTGCCATCCACAGATTACGCATCTGCGGCCACCTTGACGCTGATCATGCGATCAGGATCCGCAGGTGGTTCGCCGCGCGTCAGCGCATCCACATGCTCCATACCTTCAATGACCTGACCGTAGACGGTGTATTGACCGTTCAGGAAATCGTTGTCCTTGAAGTTAATGAAAAACTGGCTGTTGGCCGAGTTCGGGTTCGCGGAACGCGCCGCGCCCAGACTGCCACGGGCATGGGGGATCTTAGAAAATTCTGCGGGCAGATCGGGCTTGTCCGACCCACCGGTCCCCGCCATGCGCGGGTTGTAGTCTTTTTCCATGTTGGCGTGCTGCACATCGCCTGTCTGGGCCATGAAGCCGTCGATCACCCGGTGGAAGGCCACGTTGTCATAGGCGCCGGCGCGGGCGAGTTCCTTCATGCGGGCGGTATGTTCGGGTGCCACGTCGGGCAACAGCTGGATGGTGACGGTTCCGTCCTTGAGCTCCATCAGGATGGTGTTTTCTGGGTCTTTGATCTCGGCCATTGGGCGCTCCTGCGGTTAATCGTTACGCGTTACCTAAGCCGCGCGACGCAGATTGCCAAGCCACGCATTGACGCGGGGGGATATAACGGCAAAACAACGCGTGAAACTTGCTTTTTGAAAGGAATGACCATGGGCTGGAAATCGCTGGACGATATGGATCTGTTGGGCAAACGGGTCCTGGTGCGTGTCGATATCAATGTCCCCGTCGAGGACGGTCGTGTCACGGACACCACCCGCATCGACCGGATTGTTCCCACGGTGACCGATATCCTGCAAAAGGGTGGCAAACCGATGCTGCTGGCGCATTTTGGGCGCCCCAAGGGCAAAACCGTCCCTGACATGAGCCTGCGTCAGATCCTGCCCGCATTGCAGAACGCACTCGGTCAGGACATCACTTTTATCGAAACACTGGAAGCCGCCGAAGCAATGCAGGACACACCCACGCTGTCGCTGCTGGAAAACATCCGGTTCTATCCTGGCGAAGAAGCCAACGACCCGGACTTTGCGGCGCGTCTGGCCGACCTCGGCGATGTCTATTGCAACGATGCGTTTTCCGCCGCCCACCGCGCGCATGCGTCGACAGAAGCGATTGCTCGGGCCCTTCCCGCCTGTGCGGGACGTCTGATGCAAGCGGAGCTTTCCGCCCTCGAGGCCGCGCTCGCCGCGCCGGAACGTCCCGTCGGGGCCGTCGTGGGTGGCGCGAAGGTATCGACCAAGATCGCGCTGTTGGAAAATCTTGTCGGCAAGCTGGACCTTCTGGTGATCGGTGGCGGCATGGCCAACACGTTTCTTGCCGCGCAGGGCGCGCAACTGGGAGCGTCTTTGCAGGAGCCCGATTACTTCGACACGGCCAAGGACATCATGGCACAGGCCGAAAAATCCGGTTGCCGGGTGCTGTTGCCGGTTGACGGACTGGTGTCGAAAGCCTTCAAGAGCGGCGCCGATCACAAGGTCATTGCGTTGGACAACGGCACAAAGCTCGATGACGACCAGATGGTGCTTGATGCAGGCCCCGATACGATCGCGTTGGTCAAATCCGCCTTCGAAGGGCTCAAAACGCTGATCTGGAACGGCCCGATGGGGGCTTTCGAAATACCACCTTTCGACACCGCCACCGTTGCAGCAGCCCGGGCCGCGGCAGCGCAGACCAAAGCGGGCGCGCTCATCGCCGTAGCCGGCGGCGGTGATACCGTTGCCGCGTTGAACCAGGCCGGTGCAGCCGATGATTTCACCTATATCTCTACCGCGGGCGGTGCATTTCTGGAGTG from Sulfitobacter sp. S190 includes the following:
- a CDS encoding peptidylprolyl isomerase; the protein is MAEIKDPENTILMELKDGTVTIQLLPDVAPEHTARMKELARAGAYDNVAFHRVIDGFMAQTGDVQHANMEKDYNPRMAGTGGSDKPDLPAEFSKIPHARGSLGAARSANPNSANSQFFINFKDNDFLNGQYTVYGQVIEGMEHVDALTRGEPPADPDRMISVKVAADA
- a CDS encoding peptidylprolyl isomerase gives rise to the protein MRNLWMATAVSALIGTGALASGLEIEIAGEANGTVKIDLLEDVAPQHVERITTLAEQGAYDGVVFHRVIDGFMAQTGDVQFGKVGADTRRAGTGGSDMPDLPAEFSDVAYEKGVVGMARAQNPDSANSQFFIMFDEAPFLNGQYTVVGKVTEGQDVVDAIKRGTGGNGAVVGDPDVMQKVTVVE
- a CDS encoding polymer-forming cytoskeletal protein, with the protein product MFSKSKINDPAPGSSDSPSSAPTSAAPASPAPAPKSNEFKASAPKAKPPASILSSDLHVTGNMKTTGDIQVEGTVEGDIRAHLLTIGETATIKGEVIADDVVINGRIVGRVRGLKVRLTSTARVEGDIIHKTIAIESGAHFEGSVQRQDDPLNPGAKSAPAKANPAS
- a CDS encoding phosphoglycerate kinase, producing MGWKSLDDMDLLGKRVLVRVDINVPVEDGRVTDTTRIDRIVPTVTDILQKGGKPMLLAHFGRPKGKTVPDMSLRQILPALQNALGQDITFIETLEAAEAMQDTPTLSLLENIRFYPGEEANDPDFAARLADLGDVYCNDAFSAAHRAHASTEAIARALPACAGRLMQAELSALEAALAAPERPVGAVVGGAKVSTKIALLENLVGKLDLLVIGGGMANTFLAAQGAQLGASLQEPDYFDTAKDIMAQAEKSGCRVLLPVDGLVSKAFKSGADHKVIALDNGTKLDDDQMVLDAGPDTIALVKSAFEGLKTLIWNGPMGAFEIPPFDTATVAAARAAAAQTKAGALIAVAGGGDTVAALNQAGAADDFTYISTAGGAFLEWMEGKELPGVAALRA